In Streptantibioticus cattleyicolor NRRL 8057 = DSM 46488, a genomic segment contains:
- a CDS encoding putative T7SS-secreted protein — translation MAGERPNLRALVGHDPTPGNVEETRSLARQLDSLASDLSTAVGELALIDIGQWKGKSALAFRDHVSHDVQPLIVKAQQSFAGASNAMSKWASRLQGFQDEADALDRQVASHQNVLDAANKAARTPSPAPNPSPSGSDHPDKQKEAAVTAAKDALNSLKQRVLDLEHAYRQAAKAIADQLVSAGHISPAKPGLLHSILHGVESAWEATTHWVKEHAELIKMIGDVLGTISAVLGAIAIFTAPFEPIGAVFAGLALGVGLGALGAHALAKAGGADVSWSTLALDTLGVLPGVKGLTMGAKMAKGASAAERVAELGGTGFKAVTKESRIFKLFGKSVESDFIKGEGLGNRARTAVEGQLQFMRENQLVGTKLINPISRKLAGYEFKAMSTASRAVDGGIKIATHAITAPRELIKDWKTVEKSNPIAVQDFKVASKAFAWAASV, via the coding sequence GTGGCCGGTGAACGCCCCAACCTCCGAGCCCTGGTGGGTCACGATCCGACCCCGGGCAACGTCGAGGAGACCCGCAGCCTGGCCCGTCAGTTGGACTCCTTAGCATCCGACCTGAGCACAGCCGTGGGCGAACTGGCGCTGATCGACATCGGCCAGTGGAAAGGCAAGTCGGCGCTCGCCTTCCGTGACCACGTCTCCCACGACGTTCAGCCGCTGATCGTCAAAGCCCAGCAGTCATTCGCCGGCGCCTCGAACGCGATGTCCAAGTGGGCCAGCCGCCTCCAGGGCTTCCAGGACGAGGCAGACGCACTGGACCGCCAGGTCGCCAGCCATCAAAACGTCTTGGACGCCGCCAACAAGGCAGCCCGCACACCGAGCCCCGCCCCGAACCCTTCGCCGTCCGGCAGCGACCATCCGGACAAGCAGAAGGAAGCCGCGGTCACCGCTGCCAAGGACGCTCTGAACAGCCTCAAGCAGCGGGTACTCGACCTGGAGCACGCTTATCGGCAGGCAGCCAAGGCCATCGCGGACCAACTCGTATCGGCCGGCCACATCTCGCCGGCAAAACCGGGGCTGCTCCACAGCATCCTGCACGGTGTCGAGAGCGCCTGGGAGGCGACCACGCACTGGGTGAAGGAACACGCAGAGCTGATCAAGATGATCGGTGACGTCCTGGGCACCATCTCGGCGGTGTTGGGGGCGATCGCGATCTTCACCGCTCCCTTCGAGCCGATCGGGGCCGTTTTCGCCGGCCTGGCCCTCGGTGTCGGCCTTGGTGCGCTGGGCGCGCACGCGCTGGCGAAAGCGGGCGGAGCGGATGTGTCGTGGTCCACGCTCGCCTTGGACACGCTGGGCGTACTGCCCGGCGTGAAGGGTCTCACCATGGGCGCCAAGATGGCGAAGGGCGCTTCGGCCGCGGAACGTGTGGCCGAGTTGGGCGGCACGGGGTTCAAGGCCGTGACGAAGGAAAGCAGGATCTTCAAACTGTTCGGCAAGTCGGTCGAGAGCGACTTCATCAAGGGAGAAGGCCTGGGCAACCGCGCACGCACAGCTGTCGAGGGTCAGCTTCAGTTCATGCGTGAGAACCAACTGGTCGGAACGAAGCTCATCAACCCCATCAGCCGGAAACTCGCGGGTTACGAATTCAAGGCGATGTCGACCGCCTCGCGGGCAGTGGACGGCGGAATCAAGATCGCTACCCACGCCATCACCGCGCCTCGCGAACTCATCAAGGACTGGAAAACCGTCGAGAAGTCCAATCCGATCGCAGTCCAGGATTTCAAGGTGGCATCGAAAGCGTTTGCCTGGGCCGCATCGGTGTGA